In the genome of Monodelphis domestica isolate mMonDom1 chromosome 2, mMonDom1.pri, whole genome shotgun sequence, one region contains:
- the ZNF692 gene encoding zinc finger protein 692 isoform X6, with product MAASLGSQRQKRRELDARRSKCRIRLGGHMEQWCLLKKQLGFSLHSQLAKFLLDRYNSPGCVLCAGPEPSIPQGLQYLVFLSHAHSRECSLVPGLRGPGSTEAGLVWECSAGHTFSWDPSSGPAPQGSSPSYIQHSALRNWWTKSGSWQEHEAQVTEHYDGTQESGIPSSELGASSPLPSHLPPLKEETTPPSSSSPHADSSETGTPHPEEERDQPELDRIPQLSQENKTGPSRRRRQGPPPMPLDEDIAQIGPKRIRKAAKRELLPCDFPGCGKIFSNRQYLNHHKKYQHIHQKSFSCPEPSCGKSFNFKKHLKEHVKLHSDTRDYICEFCARSFRTSSNLIIHRRIHTGEKPLQCEICGFTCRQKASLNWHRRKHEEAAAAFQYPCEFCGKRFEKPDNVIAHCSKSHPVPRPGPDSSPTLSEPHTSPTISSSTPTISESSLS from the exons ATGGCTGCTTCCTTGGGTTCCCAGAGACAGAAACGAAGGGAATTGGATGCACGGCGAAGTAAGTGCAGAATCAGGCTAGGTGGCCACATGGAACAATGGTGTCTTCTCAAGAAGCAGCTCGGTTTCTCCCTGCACTCCCAACTTGCCAAGTTCCTGCTTGATAG GTACAATTCTCCAGGCTGCGTGCTCTGTGCAG GCCCTGAGCCATCCATTCCACAGGGTCTCCAGTATCTGGTATTCTTGTCCCATGCCCACAGCCGTGAATGCAGCCTGGTACCAGGGCTTCGGGGACCAGGAAGCACAGAAGCAGGGCTTGTATGGGAGTGTTCAGCTGGTCATACCTTTTCCTGGGACCCCTCCTCTGGCCCTGCACCCCAAGGTTCCAGTCCTTCTTATATCCAACATTCAGCACTAAGGAATTGGTGGACCAAGTCAGGGAGCTGGCAAGAACATGAAG CCCAGGTAACTGAGCACTACGATGGGACCCAAGAGTCTGGGATACCCAG CAGTGAATTAGGTGCATCTAGTCCCCTTCCATCTCACCTCCCTCCACTCAAAGAAGAAACAACACCTCCATCCTCAAGCTCTCCTCATGCTGATTCATCAGAAACTGGGACACCCCAtcctgaagaagagagagaccaGCCTGAGCTAGATAGAATACCCCAACTGAGCCAAGAAAACAAGACCGGACCCAG CAGACGAAGACGACAAGGCCCTCCTCCCATGCCTCTGGATGAGGACATAGCACAGATTGGTCCCAAGAGGATCAG AAAGGCTGCTAAAAGAGAGCTCCTTCCTTGTGATTTTCCTGGCTGTGGGAAGATCTTCTCCAACCGACAATACTTAAAT CACCATAAAAAGTACCAGCATATCCATCAGAAATCCTTCTCCTGCCCAGAGCCAAGCTGTGGAAAGTCCTTCAACTTTAAGAAGCATCTGAAGGAACATGTGAAACTGCATAGTG ATACTCGAGACTACATTTGTGAGTTTTGTGCTCGCTCCTTTAGAACCAGCAGCAACCTTATCATCCACCGTCGTATCCATACTGGGGAAAAGCCATTACA GTGTGAGATCTGTGGCTTCACCTGCCGCCAGAAAGCCTCCCTCAACTGGCATCGGCGCAAGCATGAGGAGGCAGCAGCAGCTTTCCAATATCCCTGTGAGTTCTGTGGCAAACGATTTGAGAAGCCTGACAATGTTATTGCCCACTGCAGCAAAAGCCACCCTGTCCCTCGTCCTGGCCCTGACTCAAGTCCTACTCTCTCAGAGCCCCACACTTCACCCACTATCTCTAGTTCCACCCCTACCATCTCAGAATCTAGCCTTTCATGA
- the ZNF692 gene encoding zinc finger protein 692 isoform X5: MQMCLAPSTIQHRGQTPEKTADELERYNSPGCVLCAGPEPSIPQGLQYLVFLSHAHSRECSLVPGLRGPGSTEAGLVWECSAGHTFSWDPSSGPAPQGSSPSYIQHSALRNWWTKSGSWQEHEAQVTEHYDGTQESGIPRGVAPLPETTLPHGEEEEEVEEDVDDEDDVSDVSPWTYSPSPDCSELGASSPLPSHLPPLKEETTPPSSSSPHADSSETGTPHPEEERDQPELDRIPQLSQENKTGPSRRRRQGPPPMPLDEDIAQIGPKRIRKAAKRELLPCDFPGCGKIFSNRQYLNHHKKYQHIHQKSFSCPEPSCGKSFNFKKHLKEHVKLHSDTRDYICEFCARSFRTSSNLIIHRRIHTGEKPLQCEICGFTCRQKASLNWHRRKHEEAAAAFQYPCEFCGKRFEKPDNVIAHCSKSHPVPRPGPDSSPTLSEPHTSPTISSSTPTISESSLS; encoded by the exons ATGCAGATGTGTCTGGCACCATCCACAATACAGCACAGAGGCCAGACACCAGAAAAAACAGCAGATGAGCTAGAAAG GTACAATTCTCCAGGCTGCGTGCTCTGTGCAG GCCCTGAGCCATCCATTCCACAGGGTCTCCAGTATCTGGTATTCTTGTCCCATGCCCACAGCCGTGAATGCAGCCTGGTACCAGGGCTTCGGGGACCAGGAAGCACAGAAGCAGGGCTTGTATGGGAGTGTTCAGCTGGTCATACCTTTTCCTGGGACCCCTCCTCTGGCCCTGCACCCCAAGGTTCCAGTCCTTCTTATATCCAACATTCAGCACTAAGGAATTGGTGGACCAAGTCAGGGAGCTGGCAAGAACATGAAG CCCAGGTAACTGAGCACTACGATGGGACCCAAGAGTCTGGGATACCCAG GGGGGTGGCACCCCTACCTGAGACTACCCTGCCCCacggagaagaagaagaagaagtagaggaagacgtggatgatgaagatgatgtcAGTGATGTCAGCCCCTGGACCTACAGCCCCTCTCCGGATTG CAGTGAATTAGGTGCATCTAGTCCCCTTCCATCTCACCTCCCTCCACTCAAAGAAGAAACAACACCTCCATCCTCAAGCTCTCCTCATGCTGATTCATCAGAAACTGGGACACCCCAtcctgaagaagagagagaccaGCCTGAGCTAGATAGAATACCCCAACTGAGCCAAGAAAACAAGACCGGACCCAG CAGACGAAGACGACAAGGCCCTCCTCCCATGCCTCTGGATGAGGACATAGCACAGATTGGTCCCAAGAGGATCAG AAAGGCTGCTAAAAGAGAGCTCCTTCCTTGTGATTTTCCTGGCTGTGGGAAGATCTTCTCCAACCGACAATACTTAAAT CACCATAAAAAGTACCAGCATATCCATCAGAAATCCTTCTCCTGCCCAGAGCCAAGCTGTGGAAAGTCCTTCAACTTTAAGAAGCATCTGAAGGAACATGTGAAACTGCATAGTG ATACTCGAGACTACATTTGTGAGTTTTGTGCTCGCTCCTTTAGAACCAGCAGCAACCTTATCATCCACCGTCGTATCCATACTGGGGAAAAGCCATTACA GTGTGAGATCTGTGGCTTCACCTGCCGCCAGAAAGCCTCCCTCAACTGGCATCGGCGCAAGCATGAGGAGGCAGCAGCAGCTTTCCAATATCCCTGTGAGTTCTGTGGCAAACGATTTGAGAAGCCTGACAATGTTATTGCCCACTGCAGCAAAAGCCACCCTGTCCCTCGTCCTGGCCCTGACTCAAGTCCTACTCTCTCAGAGCCCCACACTTCACCCACTATCTCTAGTTCCACCCCTACCATCTCAGAATCTAGCCTTTCATGA
- the ZNF692 gene encoding zinc finger protein 692 isoform X2, with protein MAASLGSQRQKRRELDARRSKCRIRLGGHMEQWCLLKKQLGFSLHSQLAKFLLDRYNSPGCVLCAGPEPSIPQGLQYLVFLSHAHSRECSLVPGLRGPGSTEAGLVWECSAGHTFSWDPSSGPAPQGSSPSYIQHSALRNWWTKSGSWQEHEAQVTEHYDGTQESGIPRGVAPLPETTLPHGEEEEEVEEDVDDEDDVSDVSPWTYSPSPDCSELGASSPLPSHLPPLKEETTPPSSSSPHADSSETGTPHPEEERDQPELDRIPQLSQENKTGPRRRRQGPPPMPLDEDIAQIGPKRIRKAAKRELLPCDFPGCGKIFSNRQYLNHHKKYQHIHQKSFSCPEPSCGKSFNFKKHLKEHVKLHSDTRDYICEFCARSFRTSSNLIIHRRIHTGEKPLQCEICGFTCRQKASLNWHRRKHEEAAAAFQYPCEFCGKRFEKPDNVIAHCSKSHPVPRPGPDSSPTLSEPHTSPTISSSTPTISESSLS; from the exons ATGGCTGCTTCCTTGGGTTCCCAGAGACAGAAACGAAGGGAATTGGATGCACGGCGAAGTAAGTGCAGAATCAGGCTAGGTGGCCACATGGAACAATGGTGTCTTCTCAAGAAGCAGCTCGGTTTCTCCCTGCACTCCCAACTTGCCAAGTTCCTGCTTGATAG GTACAATTCTCCAGGCTGCGTGCTCTGTGCAG GCCCTGAGCCATCCATTCCACAGGGTCTCCAGTATCTGGTATTCTTGTCCCATGCCCACAGCCGTGAATGCAGCCTGGTACCAGGGCTTCGGGGACCAGGAAGCACAGAAGCAGGGCTTGTATGGGAGTGTTCAGCTGGTCATACCTTTTCCTGGGACCCCTCCTCTGGCCCTGCACCCCAAGGTTCCAGTCCTTCTTATATCCAACATTCAGCACTAAGGAATTGGTGGACCAAGTCAGGGAGCTGGCAAGAACATGAAG CCCAGGTAACTGAGCACTACGATGGGACCCAAGAGTCTGGGATACCCAG GGGGGTGGCACCCCTACCTGAGACTACCCTGCCCCacggagaagaagaagaagaagtagaggaagacgtggatgatgaagatgatgtcAGTGATGTCAGCCCCTGGACCTACAGCCCCTCTCCGGATTG CAGTGAATTAGGTGCATCTAGTCCCCTTCCATCTCACCTCCCTCCACTCAAAGAAGAAACAACACCTCCATCCTCAAGCTCTCCTCATGCTGATTCATCAGAAACTGGGACACCCCAtcctgaagaagagagagaccaGCCTGAGCTAGATAGAATACCCCAACTGAGCCAAGAAAACAAGACCGGACCCAG ACGAAGACGACAAGGCCCTCCTCCCATGCCTCTGGATGAGGACATAGCACAGATTGGTCCCAAGAGGATCAG AAAGGCTGCTAAAAGAGAGCTCCTTCCTTGTGATTTTCCTGGCTGTGGGAAGATCTTCTCCAACCGACAATACTTAAAT CACCATAAAAAGTACCAGCATATCCATCAGAAATCCTTCTCCTGCCCAGAGCCAAGCTGTGGAAAGTCCTTCAACTTTAAGAAGCATCTGAAGGAACATGTGAAACTGCATAGTG ATACTCGAGACTACATTTGTGAGTTTTGTGCTCGCTCCTTTAGAACCAGCAGCAACCTTATCATCCACCGTCGTATCCATACTGGGGAAAAGCCATTACA GTGTGAGATCTGTGGCTTCACCTGCCGCCAGAAAGCCTCCCTCAACTGGCATCGGCGCAAGCATGAGGAGGCAGCAGCAGCTTTCCAATATCCCTGTGAGTTCTGTGGCAAACGATTTGAGAAGCCTGACAATGTTATTGCCCACTGCAGCAAAAGCCACCCTGTCCCTCGTCCTGGCCCTGACTCAAGTCCTACTCTCTCAGAGCCCCACACTTCACCCACTATCTCTAGTTCCACCCCTACCATCTCAGAATCTAGCCTTTCATGA
- the ZNF692 gene encoding zinc finger protein 692 isoform X7: MAASLGSQRQKRRELDARRSKCRIRLGGHMEQWCLLKKQLGFSLHSQLAKFLLDRYNSPGCVLCAGPEPSIPQGLQYLVFLSHAHSRECSLVPGLRGPGSTEAGLVWECSAGHTFSWDPSSGPAPQGSSPSYIQHSALRNWWTKSGSWQEHEAQVTEHYDGTQESGIPSSELGASSPLPSHLPPLKEETTPPSSSSPHADSSETGTPHPEEERDQPELDRIPQLSQENKTGPRRRRQGPPPMPLDEDIAQIGPKRIRKAAKRELLPCDFPGCGKIFSNRQYLNHHKKYQHIHQKSFSCPEPSCGKSFNFKKHLKEHVKLHSDTRDYICEFCARSFRTSSNLIIHRRIHTGEKPLQCEICGFTCRQKASLNWHRRKHEEAAAAFQYPCEFCGKRFEKPDNVIAHCSKSHPVPRPGPDSSPTLSEPHTSPTISSSTPTISESSLS, encoded by the exons ATGGCTGCTTCCTTGGGTTCCCAGAGACAGAAACGAAGGGAATTGGATGCACGGCGAAGTAAGTGCAGAATCAGGCTAGGTGGCCACATGGAACAATGGTGTCTTCTCAAGAAGCAGCTCGGTTTCTCCCTGCACTCCCAACTTGCCAAGTTCCTGCTTGATAG GTACAATTCTCCAGGCTGCGTGCTCTGTGCAG GCCCTGAGCCATCCATTCCACAGGGTCTCCAGTATCTGGTATTCTTGTCCCATGCCCACAGCCGTGAATGCAGCCTGGTACCAGGGCTTCGGGGACCAGGAAGCACAGAAGCAGGGCTTGTATGGGAGTGTTCAGCTGGTCATACCTTTTCCTGGGACCCCTCCTCTGGCCCTGCACCCCAAGGTTCCAGTCCTTCTTATATCCAACATTCAGCACTAAGGAATTGGTGGACCAAGTCAGGGAGCTGGCAAGAACATGAAG CCCAGGTAACTGAGCACTACGATGGGACCCAAGAGTCTGGGATACCCAG CAGTGAATTAGGTGCATCTAGTCCCCTTCCATCTCACCTCCCTCCACTCAAAGAAGAAACAACACCTCCATCCTCAAGCTCTCCTCATGCTGATTCATCAGAAACTGGGACACCCCAtcctgaagaagagagagaccaGCCTGAGCTAGATAGAATACCCCAACTGAGCCAAGAAAACAAGACCGGACCCAG ACGAAGACGACAAGGCCCTCCTCCCATGCCTCTGGATGAGGACATAGCACAGATTGGTCCCAAGAGGATCAG AAAGGCTGCTAAAAGAGAGCTCCTTCCTTGTGATTTTCCTGGCTGTGGGAAGATCTTCTCCAACCGACAATACTTAAAT CACCATAAAAAGTACCAGCATATCCATCAGAAATCCTTCTCCTGCCCAGAGCCAAGCTGTGGAAAGTCCTTCAACTTTAAGAAGCATCTGAAGGAACATGTGAAACTGCATAGTG ATACTCGAGACTACATTTGTGAGTTTTGTGCTCGCTCCTTTAGAACCAGCAGCAACCTTATCATCCACCGTCGTATCCATACTGGGGAAAAGCCATTACA GTGTGAGATCTGTGGCTTCACCTGCCGCCAGAAAGCCTCCCTCAACTGGCATCGGCGCAAGCATGAGGAGGCAGCAGCAGCTTTCCAATATCCCTGTGAGTTCTGTGGCAAACGATTTGAGAAGCCTGACAATGTTATTGCCCACTGCAGCAAAAGCCACCCTGTCCCTCGTCCTGGCCCTGACTCAAGTCCTACTCTCTCAGAGCCCCACACTTCACCCACTATCTCTAGTTCCACCCCTACCATCTCAGAATCTAGCCTTTCATGA
- the ZNF692 gene encoding zinc finger protein 692 isoform X4: MAASLGSQRQKRRELDARRSKCRIRLGGHMEQWCLLKKQLGFSLHSQLAKFLLDRYNSPGCVLCAGPEPSIPQGLQYLVFLSHAHSRECSLVPGLRGPGSTEAGLVWECSAGHTFSWDPSSGPAPQGSSPSYIQHSALRNWWTKSGSWQEHEAQVTEHYDGTQESGIPRGVAPLPETTLPHGEEEEEVEEDVDDEDDVSDVSPWTYSPSPDCELGASSPLPSHLPPLKEETTPPSSSSPHADSSETGTPHPEEERDQPELDRIPQLSQENKTGPRRRRQGPPPMPLDEDIAQIGPKRIRKAAKRELLPCDFPGCGKIFSNRQYLNHHKKYQHIHQKSFSCPEPSCGKSFNFKKHLKEHVKLHSDTRDYICEFCARSFRTSSNLIIHRRIHTGEKPLQCEICGFTCRQKASLNWHRRKHEEAAAAFQYPCEFCGKRFEKPDNVIAHCSKSHPVPRPGPDSSPTLSEPHTSPTISSSTPTISESSLS, encoded by the exons ATGGCTGCTTCCTTGGGTTCCCAGAGACAGAAACGAAGGGAATTGGATGCACGGCGAAGTAAGTGCAGAATCAGGCTAGGTGGCCACATGGAACAATGGTGTCTTCTCAAGAAGCAGCTCGGTTTCTCCCTGCACTCCCAACTTGCCAAGTTCCTGCTTGATAG GTACAATTCTCCAGGCTGCGTGCTCTGTGCAG GCCCTGAGCCATCCATTCCACAGGGTCTCCAGTATCTGGTATTCTTGTCCCATGCCCACAGCCGTGAATGCAGCCTGGTACCAGGGCTTCGGGGACCAGGAAGCACAGAAGCAGGGCTTGTATGGGAGTGTTCAGCTGGTCATACCTTTTCCTGGGACCCCTCCTCTGGCCCTGCACCCCAAGGTTCCAGTCCTTCTTATATCCAACATTCAGCACTAAGGAATTGGTGGACCAAGTCAGGGAGCTGGCAAGAACATGAAG CCCAGGTAACTGAGCACTACGATGGGACCCAAGAGTCTGGGATACCCAG GGGGGTGGCACCCCTACCTGAGACTACCCTGCCCCacggagaagaagaagaagaagtagaggaagacgtggatgatgaagatgatgtcAGTGATGTCAGCCCCTGGACCTACAGCCCCTCTCCGGATTG TGAATTAGGTGCATCTAGTCCCCTTCCATCTCACCTCCCTCCACTCAAAGAAGAAACAACACCTCCATCCTCAAGCTCTCCTCATGCTGATTCATCAGAAACTGGGACACCCCAtcctgaagaagagagagaccaGCCTGAGCTAGATAGAATACCCCAACTGAGCCAAGAAAACAAGACCGGACCCAG ACGAAGACGACAAGGCCCTCCTCCCATGCCTCTGGATGAGGACATAGCACAGATTGGTCCCAAGAGGATCAG AAAGGCTGCTAAAAGAGAGCTCCTTCCTTGTGATTTTCCTGGCTGTGGGAAGATCTTCTCCAACCGACAATACTTAAAT CACCATAAAAAGTACCAGCATATCCATCAGAAATCCTTCTCCTGCCCAGAGCCAAGCTGTGGAAAGTCCTTCAACTTTAAGAAGCATCTGAAGGAACATGTGAAACTGCATAGTG ATACTCGAGACTACATTTGTGAGTTTTGTGCTCGCTCCTTTAGAACCAGCAGCAACCTTATCATCCACCGTCGTATCCATACTGGGGAAAAGCCATTACA GTGTGAGATCTGTGGCTTCACCTGCCGCCAGAAAGCCTCCCTCAACTGGCATCGGCGCAAGCATGAGGAGGCAGCAGCAGCTTTCCAATATCCCTGTGAGTTCTGTGGCAAACGATTTGAGAAGCCTGACAATGTTATTGCCCACTGCAGCAAAAGCCACCCTGTCCCTCGTCCTGGCCCTGACTCAAGTCCTACTCTCTCAGAGCCCCACACTTCACCCACTATCTCTAGTTCCACCCCTACCATCTCAGAATCTAGCCTTTCATGA
- the ZNF692 gene encoding zinc finger protein 692 isoform X1 produces MAASLGSQRQKRRELDARRSKCRIRLGGHMEQWCLLKKQLGFSLHSQLAKFLLDRYNSPGCVLCAGPEPSIPQGLQYLVFLSHAHSRECSLVPGLRGPGSTEAGLVWECSAGHTFSWDPSSGPAPQGSSPSYIQHSALRNWWTKSGSWQEHEAQVTEHYDGTQESGIPRGVAPLPETTLPHGEEEEEVEEDVDDEDDVSDVSPWTYSPSPDCSELGASSPLPSHLPPLKEETTPPSSSSPHADSSETGTPHPEEERDQPELDRIPQLSQENKTGPSRRRRQGPPPMPLDEDIAQIGPKRIRKAAKRELLPCDFPGCGKIFSNRQYLNHHKKYQHIHQKSFSCPEPSCGKSFNFKKHLKEHVKLHSDTRDYICEFCARSFRTSSNLIIHRRIHTGEKPLQCEICGFTCRQKASLNWHRRKHEEAAAAFQYPCEFCGKRFEKPDNVIAHCSKSHPVPRPGPDSSPTLSEPHTSPTISSSTPTISESSLS; encoded by the exons ATGGCTGCTTCCTTGGGTTCCCAGAGACAGAAACGAAGGGAATTGGATGCACGGCGAAGTAAGTGCAGAATCAGGCTAGGTGGCCACATGGAACAATGGTGTCTTCTCAAGAAGCAGCTCGGTTTCTCCCTGCACTCCCAACTTGCCAAGTTCCTGCTTGATAG GTACAATTCTCCAGGCTGCGTGCTCTGTGCAG GCCCTGAGCCATCCATTCCACAGGGTCTCCAGTATCTGGTATTCTTGTCCCATGCCCACAGCCGTGAATGCAGCCTGGTACCAGGGCTTCGGGGACCAGGAAGCACAGAAGCAGGGCTTGTATGGGAGTGTTCAGCTGGTCATACCTTTTCCTGGGACCCCTCCTCTGGCCCTGCACCCCAAGGTTCCAGTCCTTCTTATATCCAACATTCAGCACTAAGGAATTGGTGGACCAAGTCAGGGAGCTGGCAAGAACATGAAG CCCAGGTAACTGAGCACTACGATGGGACCCAAGAGTCTGGGATACCCAG GGGGGTGGCACCCCTACCTGAGACTACCCTGCCCCacggagaagaagaagaagaagtagaggaagacgtggatgatgaagatgatgtcAGTGATGTCAGCCCCTGGACCTACAGCCCCTCTCCGGATTG CAGTGAATTAGGTGCATCTAGTCCCCTTCCATCTCACCTCCCTCCACTCAAAGAAGAAACAACACCTCCATCCTCAAGCTCTCCTCATGCTGATTCATCAGAAACTGGGACACCCCAtcctgaagaagagagagaccaGCCTGAGCTAGATAGAATACCCCAACTGAGCCAAGAAAACAAGACCGGACCCAG CAGACGAAGACGACAAGGCCCTCCTCCCATGCCTCTGGATGAGGACATAGCACAGATTGGTCCCAAGAGGATCAG AAAGGCTGCTAAAAGAGAGCTCCTTCCTTGTGATTTTCCTGGCTGTGGGAAGATCTTCTCCAACCGACAATACTTAAAT CACCATAAAAAGTACCAGCATATCCATCAGAAATCCTTCTCCTGCCCAGAGCCAAGCTGTGGAAAGTCCTTCAACTTTAAGAAGCATCTGAAGGAACATGTGAAACTGCATAGTG ATACTCGAGACTACATTTGTGAGTTTTGTGCTCGCTCCTTTAGAACCAGCAGCAACCTTATCATCCACCGTCGTATCCATACTGGGGAAAAGCCATTACA GTGTGAGATCTGTGGCTTCACCTGCCGCCAGAAAGCCTCCCTCAACTGGCATCGGCGCAAGCATGAGGAGGCAGCAGCAGCTTTCCAATATCCCTGTGAGTTCTGTGGCAAACGATTTGAGAAGCCTGACAATGTTATTGCCCACTGCAGCAAAAGCCACCCTGTCCCTCGTCCTGGCCCTGACTCAAGTCCTACTCTCTCAGAGCCCCACACTTCACCCACTATCTCTAGTTCCACCCCTACCATCTCAGAATCTAGCCTTTCATGA
- the ZNF692 gene encoding zinc finger protein 692 isoform X9 yields MAASLGSQRQKRRELDARRSKCRIRLGGHMEQWCLLKKQLGFSLHSQLAKFLLDRYNSPGCVLCAGPEPSIPQGLQYLVFLSHAHSRECSLVPGLRGPGSTEAGLVWECSAGHTFSWDPSSGPAPQGSSPSYIQHSALRNWWTKSGSWQEHEAQVTEHYDGTQESGIPSELGASSPLPSHLPPLKEETTPPSSSSPHADSSETGTPHPEEERDQPELDRIPQLSQENKTGPRRRRQGPPPMPLDEDIAQIGPKRIRKAAKRELLPCDFPGCGKIFSNRQYLNHHKKYQHIHQKSFSCPEPSCGKSFNFKKHLKEHVKLHSDTRDYICEFCARSFRTSSNLIIHRRIHTGEKPLQCEICGFTCRQKASLNWHRRKHEEAAAAFQYPCEFCGKRFEKPDNVIAHCSKSHPVPRPGPDSSPTLSEPHTSPTISSSTPTISESSLS; encoded by the exons ATGGCTGCTTCCTTGGGTTCCCAGAGACAGAAACGAAGGGAATTGGATGCACGGCGAAGTAAGTGCAGAATCAGGCTAGGTGGCCACATGGAACAATGGTGTCTTCTCAAGAAGCAGCTCGGTTTCTCCCTGCACTCCCAACTTGCCAAGTTCCTGCTTGATAG GTACAATTCTCCAGGCTGCGTGCTCTGTGCAG GCCCTGAGCCATCCATTCCACAGGGTCTCCAGTATCTGGTATTCTTGTCCCATGCCCACAGCCGTGAATGCAGCCTGGTACCAGGGCTTCGGGGACCAGGAAGCACAGAAGCAGGGCTTGTATGGGAGTGTTCAGCTGGTCATACCTTTTCCTGGGACCCCTCCTCTGGCCCTGCACCCCAAGGTTCCAGTCCTTCTTATATCCAACATTCAGCACTAAGGAATTGGTGGACCAAGTCAGGGAGCTGGCAAGAACATGAAG CCCAGGTAACTGAGCACTACGATGGGACCCAAGAGTCTGGGATACCCAG TGAATTAGGTGCATCTAGTCCCCTTCCATCTCACCTCCCTCCACTCAAAGAAGAAACAACACCTCCATCCTCAAGCTCTCCTCATGCTGATTCATCAGAAACTGGGACACCCCAtcctgaagaagagagagaccaGCCTGAGCTAGATAGAATACCCCAACTGAGCCAAGAAAACAAGACCGGACCCAG ACGAAGACGACAAGGCCCTCCTCCCATGCCTCTGGATGAGGACATAGCACAGATTGGTCCCAAGAGGATCAG AAAGGCTGCTAAAAGAGAGCTCCTTCCTTGTGATTTTCCTGGCTGTGGGAAGATCTTCTCCAACCGACAATACTTAAAT CACCATAAAAAGTACCAGCATATCCATCAGAAATCCTTCTCCTGCCCAGAGCCAAGCTGTGGAAAGTCCTTCAACTTTAAGAAGCATCTGAAGGAACATGTGAAACTGCATAGTG ATACTCGAGACTACATTTGTGAGTTTTGTGCTCGCTCCTTTAGAACCAGCAGCAACCTTATCATCCACCGTCGTATCCATACTGGGGAAAAGCCATTACA GTGTGAGATCTGTGGCTTCACCTGCCGCCAGAAAGCCTCCCTCAACTGGCATCGGCGCAAGCATGAGGAGGCAGCAGCAGCTTTCCAATATCCCTGTGAGTTCTGTGGCAAACGATTTGAGAAGCCTGACAATGTTATTGCCCACTGCAGCAAAAGCCACCCTGTCCCTCGTCCTGGCCCTGACTCAAGTCCTACTCTCTCAGAGCCCCACACTTCACCCACTATCTCTAGTTCCACCCCTACCATCTCAGAATCTAGCCTTTCATGA